From a single Anomalospiza imberbis isolate Cuckoo-Finch-1a 21T00152 chromosome 16, ASM3175350v1, whole genome shotgun sequence genomic region:
- the TOP3A gene encoding DNA topoisomerase 3-alpha isoform X2 produces the protein MNLNARLFSGARMLPQPWRCFSRAAEDLALQRIRKVLCVAEKNDAARGIAELLSNSRMRRREGFSKFNKIYEYDYHMFGQNVTMVMTSVSGHLLAHDFVMPFRKWHSCNPLALFDAEIEKYCPENYLDIKRTLEREIQQCQALVIWTDCDREGENIGFEIIHVCKAGAAFTRFQTLRLRKIFPDILADQLISYGSCQFPTLGFVVERFKAIQAFVPEAFYKIKVTHEHEDGSVVFNWKRNRLFNHTACLVLYQMCMEDPVATVVDVVSKPKSKWRPLPLDTVELEKLASRKLKINAKETMTIAEKLYTKGFISYPRTETNIFPKELNLSALVEQQTQDPNWGGFAQRILDQGGPTPRSGNKSDQAHPPIHPTKYASNLQGNEQRLYEFIVRHFLACCSQDAKGQETTVEIDIANEQFIAQGLMILARNYLEVYPYDKWSDKVIPLYHKGSRFQPTTVEMVDGETSPPLLLTEADLIALMEKHGIGTDATHAEHIETIKTRMYVGLTADQRFLPGQLGMGLVEGYDSMGYEMSKPDLRAELEADLKLICEGKKDKSVVLQQQVQKYKQVFVEAVARANKLDQALAQYLGEAAEVPEQGEVYPATPVSVRKCPQCNSDMVLKTRKNGGFYLSCMGYPACKTAVWFPDFVVDVTRDESVCDVCKPHPVHRLKFKFKKGSVPPVMPLEFVGCIGGCDEMLKELLDLKYLHRSSQPASSTSQPGHHLQANHSLNRASSETRQARGTSNLARGHLLSVNSSRTPRAAPPAAPPAAPDDGNAVVCNCGSEALLLTVRKDGPNKGRQFYKCSSSTCNFFLWADEQPQDRGSSMPLQPTAGRAPAGFQRPGGGREPLGSSSSDAGGGTVCRCDQPAVTRTVQKDGPNKGRQFHTCPKPREQQCGFFQWADENVAPGPSGDDSLNHFGSNGYSRGLGSKAKRPGNLSSASAAKKQRTCSICHQPGHTRKTCPQNH, from the exons ATGAACCTCAACGCGCGGCTGTTCAGCGGGGCCAGgatgctgccccagccctggcgcTGCTTCTCGCGGGCCGCGGAGGACTTGGCGCTGCAGAGGATCCGCAAGGTCCTGTGCGTGGCGGAGAAGAACGATGCTGCCCGAGGCATCGCCGAGCTGCTCTCCAACAGCAGGATGCGGCGG aGAGAAGGGTTTTCCAAGTTCAACAAAATCTATGAATACGACTACCACATGTTTGGCCAG AACGTTACCATGGTGATGACATCCGTGTCAGGACATCTACTGGCTCATGATTTTGTCATGCCATTTCGCAAATG GCATAGCTGCAACCCTTTAGCTCTTTTTGATGCTGAAATTGAGAAGTATTGCCCTGAAAATTACCTGGATATCAAG AGAACCCTTGAACGAGAAATCCAGCAGTGCCAAGCCCTGGTGATCTGGACTGACTGCGATCGAGAAGGAGAGAACATTGGCTTTGAGATCATCCACGTGTGCAAAGCTG GTGCTGCCTTCACCAGATTCCAGACTCTGAGGCTGCGGAAGATCTTCCCTGATATTTTAGCAGATCAGCTGATCAGCTATGGCAGCTGCCAGTTCCCAACACTGGGATTTGTAGTCGAACGCTTTAAAGCCATCCAGGCCTTTGTTCCTGAAGCCTTCTACAAAATTAAAG TGACCCACGAGCACGAGGACGGCAGTGTGGTCTTCAACTGGAAGAGGAACCGGCTCTTCAATCACACAGCGTGCCTGGTCCTTTACCAGATGTGTATGGAG GATCCGGTAGCGACTGTTGTTGATGTTGTGAGCAAGCCAAAAAGCAAATGGAGGCCCCTGCCCCTGGACACTGTG GAACTGGAAAAATTGGCTTCCCgcaaactgaaaataaatgcaaaggaAACAATGACAATAGCAGAAAAACTCTATACTAAAGG ATTCATTAGTTACCCTCGAACCGAGACCAACATTTTCCCCAAGGAGCTGAACCTCTCTGCCTTGGTAGAGCAGCAAACACAGGACCCAAACTGGGGAGGGTTTGCCCAGAGGATTTTGGATCAGGGTGGGCCAACCCCTCGGAGTGGAAACAAATCCGATCAGGCTCACCCTCCCATTCACCCCACAAAATACGCCAGCAACCTGCAG GGCAATGAGCAGAGACTGTACGAATTCATCGTGCGCCACTTCTTGGCTTGCTGCTCTCAAGATGCCAAAGGACAGGAAACAACTGTGGAGATCGACATTGCCAACGAGCAATTCATTGCTCAAGGACTCATGATCCTGGCCAGAAATTACCTGGAAGTGTATCCTTATGACAAGTGGAGTGATAAG GTTATCCCGCTGTATCACAAAGGGTCTCGCTTTCAGCCCACCACAGTGGAGATGGTGGATGGGGAAACCAGTCCTCCCTTGCTCCTCACAGAAGCAGACCTCATTGCTCTCATGGAAAAACATGGCATTG GGACTGATGCCACCCACGCCGAGCACATCGAGACGATCAAGACGCGGATGTACGTGGGGCTTACGGCGGATCAGCGCTTCCTGCCCGGCCAGCTGGGCATGGGGCTGGTGGAAG GCTATGATTCCATGGGCTACGAGATGTCCAAGCCTGACCTTCGAGCTGAGCTGGAGGCTGATCTGAAACTGATCTGTGAGGGGAAGAAAGACAAATCTGTAGTGTTGCAGCAGCAGGTCCAAAAGTACAAGCAAGTCTTCGTTGAAGCTGTGGCCAGAGCCAACAA ATTGGACCAGGCCCTGGCTCAGTATCtgggagaagctgcagaagTTCCAGAGCAGGGTGAGGTGTACCCAGCAACGCCCGTTTCTGTTCGGAAATGTCCCCAGTGCAACAGTGACATGGTGCTGAAGACCAGGAAGAATGGCGG GTTCTACCTCAGCTGCATGGGCTATCCAGCCTGTAAAACTGCAGTCTGGTTCCCTGATTTCGTGGTGGATGTGACCAGGGACGAGAGCGTCTGTGATGTGTGTAAACCCCATCCAGTTCACAG ACTGAAGTTTAAATTCAAGAAAGGCAGCGTTCCCCCTGTGATGCCCCTGGAGTTCGTTGGCTGCATTGGAGGCTGTGATGAGATGCTGAAAGAGCTTTTAGACCTCAAGTACTTGCACAGATCATCCCAACCTGCATCATCCACCTCCCAGCCAGGGCATCACCTGCAGGCCAACCACTCCCTGAACAGAGCCAGCAGTGAGACCAGGCAAGCCAGGGGGACCTCAAACCTGGCACGGGGACACCTGCTCTCTGTCAACtcctccaggacccccagggctgctcctccagctgctcctccagctgctccagacGATGGGAATGCTGTGGTGTGCAACTGTGGGAGTgaggcgctgctgctgaccgtGCGCAAGGACGGCCCCAACAAGGGCCGCCAGTTCTACAagtgcagctccagcacctgcaaCTTCTTCCTCTGGGCTGACGAGCAGCCACAGGACAGAGGCAGCTCCATGCCGCTCCAGCCCACTGCTGGAAGAGCCCCAGCGGGATTCCAGCGcccaggaggagggagagagcccttgggcagcagcagctcggaTGCCGGAGGCGGCACGGTGTGCAGATGTGACCAGCCCGCGGTGACGCGCACCGTGCAGAAGGACGGGCCCAACAAGGGGCGGCAGTTCCACAcctgccccaagccccgggaGCAGCAGTGCGGCTTCTTCCAGTGGGCAGATGAGAACGTGGCACCAG GTCCTTCTGGAGATGACTCTTTGAACCACTTTGGCAGCAATGGATACTCCAGAGGGTTGGGAAGCAAGGCCAAGAGACCAGGCAATCTCTCCTCAGCATCTGCTGCCAAGAAGCAACGGACCTGCAGCATTTGCCACCAGCCTGGGCACACAAGGAAAACCTGCCCTCAGAACCACTGA
- the TOP3A gene encoding DNA topoisomerase 3-alpha isoform X1: MNLNARLFSGARMLPQPWRCFSRAAEDLALQRIRKVLCVAEKNDAARGIAELLSNSRMRRREGFSKFNKIYEYDYHMFGQNVTMVMTSVSGHLLAHDFVMPFRKWHSCNPLALFDAEIEKYCPENYLDIKRTLEREIQQCQALVIWTDCDREGENIGFEIIHVCKAVKPNLQVFRARFSEITPHAVRVACENLTQPDQKTSDAVDVRQELDLRIGAAFTRFQTLRLRKIFPDILADQLISYGSCQFPTLGFVVERFKAIQAFVPEAFYKIKVTHEHEDGSVVFNWKRNRLFNHTACLVLYQMCMEDPVATVVDVVSKPKSKWRPLPLDTVELEKLASRKLKINAKETMTIAEKLYTKGFISYPRTETNIFPKELNLSALVEQQTQDPNWGGFAQRILDQGGPTPRSGNKSDQAHPPIHPTKYASNLQGNEQRLYEFIVRHFLACCSQDAKGQETTVEIDIANEQFIAQGLMILARNYLEVYPYDKWSDKVIPLYHKGSRFQPTTVEMVDGETSPPLLLTEADLIALMEKHGIGTDATHAEHIETIKTRMYVGLTADQRFLPGQLGMGLVEGYDSMGYEMSKPDLRAELEADLKLICEGKKDKSVVLQQQVQKYKQVFVEAVARANKLDQALAQYLGEAAEVPEQGEVYPATPVSVRKCPQCNSDMVLKTRKNGGFYLSCMGYPACKTAVWFPDFVVDVTRDESVCDVCKPHPVHRLKFKFKKGSVPPVMPLEFVGCIGGCDEMLKELLDLKYLHRSSQPASSTSQPGHHLQANHSLNRASSETRQARGTSNLARGHLLSVNSSRTPRAAPPAAPPAAPDDGNAVVCNCGSEALLLTVRKDGPNKGRQFYKCSSSTCNFFLWADEQPQDRGSSMPLQPTAGRAPAGFQRPGGGREPLGSSSSDAGGGTVCRCDQPAVTRTVQKDGPNKGRQFHTCPKPREQQCGFFQWADENVAPGPSGDDSLNHFGSNGYSRGLGSKAKRPGNLSSASAAKKQRTCSICHQPGHTRKTCPQNH; encoded by the exons ATGAACCTCAACGCGCGGCTGTTCAGCGGGGCCAGgatgctgccccagccctggcgcTGCTTCTCGCGGGCCGCGGAGGACTTGGCGCTGCAGAGGATCCGCAAGGTCCTGTGCGTGGCGGAGAAGAACGATGCTGCCCGAGGCATCGCCGAGCTGCTCTCCAACAGCAGGATGCGGCGG aGAGAAGGGTTTTCCAAGTTCAACAAAATCTATGAATACGACTACCACATGTTTGGCCAG AACGTTACCATGGTGATGACATCCGTGTCAGGACATCTACTGGCTCATGATTTTGTCATGCCATTTCGCAAATG GCATAGCTGCAACCCTTTAGCTCTTTTTGATGCTGAAATTGAGAAGTATTGCCCTGAAAATTACCTGGATATCAAG AGAACCCTTGAACGAGAAATCCAGCAGTGCCAAGCCCTGGTGATCTGGACTGACTGCGATCGAGAAGGAGAGAACATTGGCTTTGAGATCATCCACGTGTGCAAAGCTG TAAAGCCAAACCTGCAGGTTTTCCGAGCCCGGTTCTCCGAGATCACACCTCACGCTGTCAGAGTGGCCTGTGAGAACCTCACCCAGCCCGACCAGAAAACCAGCGATGCCGTCGACGTCAGGCAGGAGCTGGACCTCAGGATAG GTGCTGCCTTCACCAGATTCCAGACTCTGAGGCTGCGGAAGATCTTCCCTGATATTTTAGCAGATCAGCTGATCAGCTATGGCAGCTGCCAGTTCCCAACACTGGGATTTGTAGTCGAACGCTTTAAAGCCATCCAGGCCTTTGTTCCTGAAGCCTTCTACAAAATTAAAG TGACCCACGAGCACGAGGACGGCAGTGTGGTCTTCAACTGGAAGAGGAACCGGCTCTTCAATCACACAGCGTGCCTGGTCCTTTACCAGATGTGTATGGAG GATCCGGTAGCGACTGTTGTTGATGTTGTGAGCAAGCCAAAAAGCAAATGGAGGCCCCTGCCCCTGGACACTGTG GAACTGGAAAAATTGGCTTCCCgcaaactgaaaataaatgcaaaggaAACAATGACAATAGCAGAAAAACTCTATACTAAAGG ATTCATTAGTTACCCTCGAACCGAGACCAACATTTTCCCCAAGGAGCTGAACCTCTCTGCCTTGGTAGAGCAGCAAACACAGGACCCAAACTGGGGAGGGTTTGCCCAGAGGATTTTGGATCAGGGTGGGCCAACCCCTCGGAGTGGAAACAAATCCGATCAGGCTCACCCTCCCATTCACCCCACAAAATACGCCAGCAACCTGCAG GGCAATGAGCAGAGACTGTACGAATTCATCGTGCGCCACTTCTTGGCTTGCTGCTCTCAAGATGCCAAAGGACAGGAAACAACTGTGGAGATCGACATTGCCAACGAGCAATTCATTGCTCAAGGACTCATGATCCTGGCCAGAAATTACCTGGAAGTGTATCCTTATGACAAGTGGAGTGATAAG GTTATCCCGCTGTATCACAAAGGGTCTCGCTTTCAGCCCACCACAGTGGAGATGGTGGATGGGGAAACCAGTCCTCCCTTGCTCCTCACAGAAGCAGACCTCATTGCTCTCATGGAAAAACATGGCATTG GGACTGATGCCACCCACGCCGAGCACATCGAGACGATCAAGACGCGGATGTACGTGGGGCTTACGGCGGATCAGCGCTTCCTGCCCGGCCAGCTGGGCATGGGGCTGGTGGAAG GCTATGATTCCATGGGCTACGAGATGTCCAAGCCTGACCTTCGAGCTGAGCTGGAGGCTGATCTGAAACTGATCTGTGAGGGGAAGAAAGACAAATCTGTAGTGTTGCAGCAGCAGGTCCAAAAGTACAAGCAAGTCTTCGTTGAAGCTGTGGCCAGAGCCAACAA ATTGGACCAGGCCCTGGCTCAGTATCtgggagaagctgcagaagTTCCAGAGCAGGGTGAGGTGTACCCAGCAACGCCCGTTTCTGTTCGGAAATGTCCCCAGTGCAACAGTGACATGGTGCTGAAGACCAGGAAGAATGGCGG GTTCTACCTCAGCTGCATGGGCTATCCAGCCTGTAAAACTGCAGTCTGGTTCCCTGATTTCGTGGTGGATGTGACCAGGGACGAGAGCGTCTGTGATGTGTGTAAACCCCATCCAGTTCACAG ACTGAAGTTTAAATTCAAGAAAGGCAGCGTTCCCCCTGTGATGCCCCTGGAGTTCGTTGGCTGCATTGGAGGCTGTGATGAGATGCTGAAAGAGCTTTTAGACCTCAAGTACTTGCACAGATCATCCCAACCTGCATCATCCACCTCCCAGCCAGGGCATCACCTGCAGGCCAACCACTCCCTGAACAGAGCCAGCAGTGAGACCAGGCAAGCCAGGGGGACCTCAAACCTGGCACGGGGACACCTGCTCTCTGTCAACtcctccaggacccccagggctgctcctccagctgctcctccagctgctccagacGATGGGAATGCTGTGGTGTGCAACTGTGGGAGTgaggcgctgctgctgaccgtGCGCAAGGACGGCCCCAACAAGGGCCGCCAGTTCTACAagtgcagctccagcacctgcaaCTTCTTCCTCTGGGCTGACGAGCAGCCACAGGACAGAGGCAGCTCCATGCCGCTCCAGCCCACTGCTGGAAGAGCCCCAGCGGGATTCCAGCGcccaggaggagggagagagcccttgggcagcagcagctcggaTGCCGGAGGCGGCACGGTGTGCAGATGTGACCAGCCCGCGGTGACGCGCACCGTGCAGAAGGACGGGCCCAACAAGGGGCGGCAGTTCCACAcctgccccaagccccgggaGCAGCAGTGCGGCTTCTTCCAGTGGGCAGATGAGAACGTGGCACCAG GTCCTTCTGGAGATGACTCTTTGAACCACTTTGGCAGCAATGGATACTCCAGAGGGTTGGGAAGCAAGGCCAAGAGACCAGGCAATCTCTCCTCAGCATCTGCTGCCAAGAAGCAACGGACCTGCAGCATTTGCCACCAGCCTGGGCACACAAGGAAAACCTGCCCTCAGAACCACTGA
- the SMCR8 gene encoding guanine nucleotide exchange protein SMCR8, with protein sequence MISAPDVVAFTREEELEDDLYREPPLPEEYSVPLFPFAGQGANPWAKVAGSKFTRDFILISEFSEQVGPQPLLTIPDDAKVSGTFDLNYFSLRIMSVDYQASFVGHPPGSAYPKLNFVEDSKVVLGDSKEGAFAYVHHLTLYDLEARGFVRPFCMAYISADELKIMQQFQELSTEFSKASECLKTGNRKAFANELEKKLKDLDYTRTVLHNETEQQKKANDKGYYTTQAIEKANELASVEKSIIEHQDLLRQIRSYPYRKLKDSEFHPYEPECALDRADVGNDQDPTASDPAEPGETHLYTHVPSYTPKLIKAKSAKCFDKKLKTLEELCDVYFFTQTLEQLHHIERTFRGDVCYLLTEQISRALLKQQSVTNFLFEDVSFLDEKPPERQYRGCQGLGQDAVDEKCSEESLAPKVIISLGSYKSSVECVPIKMEQEMEDSEEPKMSESVMSEHQENLDYLDADIKGSISSGESIEVLGTEKSGSGLAKSESQASLPVIPSPQAGRSKVGSRRTVSEDSIEVLSTCPSESLIPEDFKASYPSAINEEPYADDDEGGLRFTPRANPGVDDGQDDMSKQESLVQVDAACCIGKESPNFLEPLPELGQKPCEEDGVVRIPPQPYRPAEQGLRGGFPSHEGLSGGLLPYELDSRYLTGSREVSKSSLDECSDSTSYISSAASTCSDRTPSPAHLACAAGERHRKRAGQNALRFIRQYPFAHPAIYSLLSGRTLVVLGEDEAMVKRLVTALSIFVPNCGAYAKPVKHWVTSALHLVDFQKWKLIGLQRAVSPAGVNVLHALSRYSRYLSILDADSKTLRCPLYKGTVVARLADHRTQIKRGSTYYMHVQSILTQLCSKAFLYTFCHHLHLPISEREPEESVVNRRMNFLKLQLGLANEDIKIVQYLAELLKLHYIQEPGQGGNPLLRFDYVPSFLYKI encoded by the exons ATGATCAGCGCCCCTGACGTGGTGGCCTTCACcagggaggaggagctggaggatgaTCTGTACCGCGAGCCGCCCCTGCCCGAGGAGTACTCGGTGCCGCTGTTCCCCTTCGCCGGCCAGGGCGCCAACCCCTGGGCCAAGGTCGCCGGCTCCAAGTTCACCCGGGACTTCATCCTCATCTCCGAGTTCTCGGAGCAAGTGGggccccagcccctcctgacCATCCCCGATGACGCCAAGGTGTCGGGCACCTTCGATCTCAATTATTTTTCCCTGCGGATCATGTCTGTGGATTACCAGGCATCCTTTGTGGGGCACCCTCCCGGCTCTGCCTACCCGAAGCTGAACTTTGTGGAGGATTCCAAGGTGGTGCTGGGGGACTCCAAGGAAGGGGCCTTTGCCTACGTGCACCACTTGACCCTGTATGACCTGGAGGCCAGGGGCTTTGTGAGGCCGTTCTGCATGGCCTATATTTCTGCTGACGAGCTCAAAATCATGCAGCAGTTTCAGGAACTCTCCACCGAGTTCTCCAAAGCCTCCGAATGCCTGAAGACGGGGAACCGGAAAGCTTTCGCCaatgaactggaaaagaaactaaaagaTCTTGACTACACCAGGACCGTCCTGCACAACGAGACTGAGCAACAGAAGAAAGCCAACGACAAGGGGTATTACACAACCCAGGCCATTGAGAAGGCCAACGAGCTGGCCAGTGTGGAAAAGTCAATCATCGAGCACCAAGACCTGCTGAGGCAAATCCGGTCATATCCCTACAGGAAGCTGAAGGACTCTGAATTCCACCCCTACGAGCCAGAGTGTGCCCTGGACCGGGCTGACGTGGGCAACGATCAGGACCCGACTGCCTCCGACCCCGCTGAGCCCGGAGAAACTCACCTTTACACCCACGTGCCATCCTACACCCCCAAACTCATCAAAGCCAAGTCTGCCAAGTGCTTTGACAAGAAGCTGAAGACACTGGAGGAACTCTgtgatgtttattttttcaccCAGACCCTTGAGCAGTTGCACCATATCGAGAGGACTTTTCGAGGGGATGTTTGTTACCTCCTGACAGAGCAGATCAGCCGGGCTCTCCTAAAGCAACAGAGTGTCACCAACTTCCTCTTTGAGGATGTGTCTTTCCTGGATGAAAAACCTCCTGAAAGACAGTACAGAGGCTGCCAGGGGCTCGGCCAAGATGCCGTAGATGAAAAGTGTTCAGAAGAGTCCCTTGCTCCTAAAGTGATCATCAGCCTGGGCTCCTACAAGTCCAGTGTGGAGTGTGTGCCCATCAAGATGGAGCAGGAAATGGAGGACTCTGAAGAGCCCAAAATGTCTGAGTCTGTGATGTCTGAGCACCAGGAGAACCTGGACTATCTGGATGCAGATATCAAAGGCAGCATCAGTAGCGGGGAGAGCATCGAGGTGCTGGGAACGGAGAAGTCGGGATCTGGGCTGGCAAAGTCGGAGAGCCAGGCCAGCCTGCCCGTCATTCCCAGCCCCCAGGCGGGCCGGAGCAAGGTGGGCAGCCGGCGCACGGTCAGCGAGGACAGCATCGAGGTGCTCAGCACGTGTCCCTCCGAGTCCCTCATCCCAGAGGACTTCAAAGCGAGCTACCCAAGTGCCATTAACGAGGAGCCCTACGCCGATGATGACGAGGGAGGCCTTCGCTTCACCCCCAGAGCAAACCCGGGCGTCGACGATGGGCAGGACGACATGTCAAAGCAAGAAAGCTTAGTGCAGGTGGATGCTGCCTGTTGTATCGGGAAGGAGAGTCCCAACTTCCTGGAGCCCCTGCCCGAGCTGGGGCAGAAGCCGTGCGAGGAGGACGGGGTGGTGCGGATCCCCCCGCAGCCGTACCGGCCGGCCGAGCAGGGGCTGCGCGGGGGCTTCCCCTCCCACGAGGGCCTCTCGGGGGGGCTCCTGCCCTACGAGCTCGACTCGCGCTACCTGACGGGCAGCAGGGAGGTGAGTAAGAGCAGCCTGGACGAGTGCTCGGACTCCACGAGCTACATCAGCAGCGCCGCCTCCACGTGCTCCGACAGGACCCCGTCTCCCGCCCACCTGGCCTGCGCGGCCGGggagaggcacagaaagaggGCCGGGCAGAACGCGCTGCGCTTCATCCGCCAGTACCCCTTTGCCCACCCCGCCATCTACTCCCTGCTCAGCGGGAGGACCCTGGTCGTGCTGGGGGAGGACGAGGCCATGGTCAAGAGGCTCGTGACGGCGCTCTCCATCTTCGTGCCCAACTGCGGCGCGTACGCCAAGCCCGTGAAGCACTGGGTCACCTCTGCTCTGCACTTGGTGGATTTCCAGAAGTGGAAGTTGATTGGACTCCAGAG GGCAGTGTCCCCTGCCGGGGTGAACGTGCTGCACGCCCTGAGCCGGTACAGCCGCTACCTGAGCATCCTGGACGCCGACAGCAAGACCCTGCGCTGCCCCCTCTACAAGGGCACCGTGGTGGCCCGGCTGGCCGACCACCGCACGCAGATCAAGCGTGGCAGCACCTACTACATGCACGTCCAAAGCATCCTCACCCAGCTGTGTTCTAAAGCCTTCCTCTACACCTTCTGCCATCATTTGCACCTTCCCATCAGCGAAAGGGAACCGGAGGAATCCGTTGTGAATCGCAGGATGAACTTCCTAAAGCTTCAACTGGGCCTTGCAAATGAAGATATCAAAATCGTGCAGTACTTGGCCGAGCTGCTGAAGCTGCACTACATTCAGGAACCGGGGCAGGGGGGCAACCCCCTGCTCAGATTTGACTATGTTCCCAGCTTTTTGTACAAAATCTAG